A stretch of the Mesorhizobium huakuii genome encodes the following:
- a CDS encoding ABC transporter substrate-binding protein yields MMMEKFALRSRALLAGAAMSALLIGAAPAFAVTPADTLVEGFAIDDIITMDPGEAFELSTAEVTGNTYDLLVRLDLSDTSKVKPDLAESWTVSDDGLTYTFKLKPGLKFASGNPITAADVAYSFERAVKLDKSPAFIIEQFGISGDNVADKAKAVDDTTFQFTVDKAYAPSFVLNCLSATVASVVDSKLVKEHVVKAAPTADYKWDNDFGNAWLKTGYAGSGAYKLREWRANEAVVMERNDNYHGEKAKLARVIYRNMKESSAQRLALEAGDIDVARNLEPNDLDAIAKNADLTSTSAPKGTVYYISLNQKNPNLAKPEVRQAFKYLVDYDALSSTILKGIGEIHQSFLPKGDLGAVDDNPFKLDVAKAKELLAKAGLPDGFSVTMDVRTGQPTTGMAESIQQTLGQAGIKLEIIPGDGKQTLTKYRARNHDIYIGNWGQDYFDPNSNAQTFASNPDNSDAGKSHTLAWRNSWDIPDLTKETEAALLEKDAGKRADMYKDLQKKILDTSPFVIIHQQLEVAGLRKNLKGFALGPSFDSNFVGPVSKE; encoded by the coding sequence ATGATGATGGAAAAGTTTGCTCTTCGCTCGCGTGCCTTGCTTGCGGGCGCGGCGATGTCCGCGCTGCTCATTGGCGCAGCCCCCGCCTTCGCGGTTACGCCTGCCGACACGCTGGTCGAAGGCTTCGCGATCGACGACATCATCACCATGGATCCGGGCGAGGCGTTCGAACTGTCGACCGCCGAAGTCACCGGTAACACCTATGACCTGCTGGTTCGCCTCGACCTCAGCGACACCTCCAAGGTCAAGCCCGATCTCGCCGAAAGCTGGACCGTCTCGGACGATGGCCTGACCTACACGTTCAAGCTCAAGCCCGGCCTCAAATTCGCCTCGGGCAATCCGATCACCGCGGCCGATGTCGCCTATTCGTTCGAGCGCGCCGTCAAGCTGGACAAGAGCCCGGCCTTCATCATCGAACAGTTCGGCATCAGCGGCGACAACGTTGCCGACAAGGCCAAGGCCGTCGACGATACCACCTTCCAGTTTACCGTCGACAAGGCCTATGCGCCAAGCTTCGTCTTGAACTGTCTGTCGGCAACGGTCGCCTCGGTCGTCGACAGCAAGCTGGTCAAGGAACACGTCGTCAAGGCGGCGCCCACCGCCGACTACAAATGGGACAACGACTTCGGCAATGCCTGGCTGAAGACCGGCTATGCCGGCTCCGGTGCCTACAAGCTGCGTGAATGGCGCGCCAACGAAGCCGTCGTCATGGAGCGCAACGACAATTATCACGGTGAGAAGGCCAAGCTTGCCCGCGTCATCTATCGCAACATGAAGGAAAGCTCGGCCCAGCGCCTGGCGCTCGAGGCCGGCGACATCGACGTTGCCCGCAACCTCGAGCCGAACGACCTCGACGCCATCGCCAAAAACGCCGACCTCACCTCGACCAGCGCGCCGAAGGGCACAGTCTACTACATCAGCCTCAACCAGAAGAATCCGAACCTCGCCAAGCCCGAGGTGCGCCAGGCGTTCAAATACCTGGTCGACTATGATGCGCTGAGCTCGACCATCCTCAAGGGCATTGGCGAAATCCACCAATCCTTCCTGCCCAAGGGTGATCTTGGCGCCGTGGACGACAACCCGTTCAAGCTCGATGTCGCCAAGGCCAAGGAACTGCTGGCCAAGGCCGGCCTGCCGGATGGCTTCAGCGTGACCATGGACGTGCGCACTGGCCAGCCGACCACCGGCATGGCGGAATCGATCCAGCAGACACTGGGTCAGGCCGGCATCAAGCTGGAGATCATCCCCGGCGACGGCAAGCAGACGCTGACCAAGTACCGCGCCCGCAACCACGACATCTATATCGGCAATTGGGGCCAGGACTATTTCGATCCGAACTCCAACGCCCAGACCTTTGCCTCGAACCCGGACAATTCGGATGCCGGCAAGTCCCACACGCTTGCCTGGCGCAATTCCTGGGACATTCCGGACCTGACCAAGGAAACGGAAGCGGCGCTGCTGGAGAAGGATGCCGGCAAGCGTGCCGACATGTACAAGGATCTGCAGAAGAAGATCCTCGACACCAGCCCCTTCGTCATCATCCATCAGCAGTTGGAAGTGGCCGGCCTGCGCAAGAACCTCAAGGGCTTCGCGCTCGGCCCGAGCTTCGACTCTAACTTCGTCGGGCCGGTCTCCAAGGAATAG
- a CDS encoding ABC transporter permease, which produces MSAVENESGRGSARAVALASSIGRFLVIAVTTYLGLLAVTFFIGRVIPIDPVLAVLGDRAPLNVVERTRREMGLDLPLVEQFYIYVKNALSGDFGTSVLTTNPVMTDIRRALPATTELATLGTLIGALFGVPLGVLAAVKRGSIIDQIVRVIGLIGYSVPIFWLGLLGLVLFYAKLQWVAFPARLDVVYEYTFTPITGFYLLDSAMQGQWDVFWDAFRHIILPASLLGYFSLAYISRMTRSFMLNELAQEYIVAARAKGLSETRIIWGHALRNAAVPMVTVIALSYAGLLEGSVLTETVFSWPGIGLYITNSLQNADMNAVLGGTIVIGSVFIGINLLSDLLYRVLDPRTKTG; this is translated from the coding sequence ATGAGCGCGGTTGAAAACGAAAGCGGGCGCGGCAGCGCCCGCGCCGTCGCCCTTGCATCATCGATCGGCCGCTTTCTGGTCATCGCGGTCACGACCTATCTTGGTCTGCTCGCGGTGACCTTCTTCATCGGCCGTGTGATCCCGATCGACCCGGTTTTGGCGGTGCTCGGTGATCGGGCGCCTCTCAATGTCGTCGAGCGCACGCGCCGCGAAATGGGTCTCGACCTGCCGCTGGTCGAGCAGTTCTACATCTATGTGAAAAATGCCCTGAGCGGTGATTTCGGCACTTCGGTGCTGACCACCAATCCGGTCATGACCGACATTCGCCGCGCGCTTCCGGCAACGACGGAACTGGCGACGCTGGGGACGCTGATCGGGGCGCTGTTCGGCGTGCCGCTGGGCGTGCTGGCTGCCGTCAAGCGCGGCAGCATCATCGACCAGATCGTACGCGTCATCGGCCTGATCGGCTATTCCGTGCCGATCTTCTGGCTCGGCCTGCTTGGGCTCGTCCTGTTCTACGCCAAATTGCAATGGGTGGCTTTCCCGGCCCGGCTCGACGTCGTCTACGAATACACCTTCACGCCGATCACCGGCTTCTACCTTCTCGACTCGGCGATGCAGGGTCAGTGGGATGTCTTCTGGGACGCCTTCCGCCACATCATCCTGCCGGCCTCGCTGCTCGGCTATTTCTCGCTCGCCTATATCAGCCGCATGACGCGCTCGTTCATGCTCAACGAGCTCGCCCAGGAATACATCGTCGCCGCGCGCGCCAAGGGCCTGTCGGAAACCCGCATCATCTGGGGCCACGCCCTGCGCAACGCAGCGGTGCCGATGGTCACGGTGATCGCGCTCTCCTATGCCGGCCTGCTCGAAGGTTCGGTGCTGACCGAGACCGTCTTCTCCTGGCCGGGCATCGGCCTCTACATCACCAACTCGCTGCAGAATGCCGACATGAACGCCGTGCTCGGTGGCACCATCGTCATCGGCTCGGTGTTCATAGGCATCAATCTCTTGTCCGATCTTCTCTACCGCGTGCTCGATCCGAGGACGAAGACAGGATGA
- the nikC gene encoding nickel transporter permease, which produces MSTDTIQSRRDWLLSERPASRMQARLGRAYVAWRRFSANRLAFVGLLIIIALLVIAALAGVLAPYSPTFGDLKNSRLLAPSAEHWFGTDDLGRDILSRILYGSRWTLYVVILVAIIAAPIGLLVGTVAGYAGGWTDAVLMRITDIFLAFPKLVLALAFVAALGPGIENAVLAIAITSWPPYARIARAETLTVRNSDYIKAVQLMGASPFRIVLRHIMPLCISSLIVRVTLDMAGIILTAAGLGFLGLGAQPPLPEWGTMIASGRRFILDQWWVAGAPGFAILIVSLGFNLLGDGLRDALDPRSGDQ; this is translated from the coding sequence ATGAGCACAGACACCATCCAGAGTCGGCGCGACTGGCTGCTCAGCGAGCGGCCGGCCTCGCGCATGCAGGCAAGGCTCGGCCGCGCCTATGTCGCGTGGCGGCGGTTCTCCGCCAACCGGCTGGCTTTTGTCGGCCTGCTCATCATCATCGCTTTGCTGGTCATCGCCGCCCTTGCTGGCGTGCTGGCGCCCTATTCGCCGACCTTCGGCGATCTCAAGAATTCCCGGCTGCTGGCGCCGAGCGCCGAGCATTGGTTCGGCACAGACGACCTCGGCCGCGATATCCTATCGCGAATCCTCTATGGTTCGCGCTGGACGCTCTATGTCGTTATCCTGGTCGCCATTATCGCAGCGCCCATCGGTCTGCTGGTCGGCACCGTCGCCGGTTACGCCGGCGGCTGGACCGATGCCGTCCTGATGCGCATCACCGACATCTTCCTCGCCTTCCCGAAGCTGGTTCTGGCGTTGGCCTTCGTCGCGGCGCTCGGCCCCGGCATCGAAAACGCGGTGCTGGCGATAGCCATCACCTCCTGGCCGCCCTATGCCCGCATCGCGCGCGCCGAAACGCTGACGGTGCGCAATTCCGATTACATCAAGGCAGTGCAACTGATGGGCGCTTCGCCTTTCCGCATCGTGCTGCGCCATATCATGCCGCTCTGCATCTCCTCGCTGATCGTGCGCGTGACGCTCGATATGGCCGGCATCATCCTGACCGCAGCCGGCCTCGGCTTCCTCGGTCTCGGCGCGCAGCCGCCGCTGCCCGAATGGGGCACCATGATCGCGTCCGGCCGCCGCTTCATCCTCGACCAGTGGTGGGTGGCCGGTGCGCCTGGCTTCGCCATCCTCATCGTCAGCCTCGGCTTCAATCTGCTCGGCGATGGCCTGCGCGACGCGCTCGATCCCCGGAGTGGCGACCAATGA
- a CDS encoding ABC transporter ATP-binding protein — protein MSTLLDVDDLRVTFPTRTGLIEAVRGVSFSLGRERLGIVGESGSGKSQTGRAIMGLTPPQARISARKLAFDGIDLLSISPRQRRALRGNRIAMILQDPKYSLDPVMSIGRQIVETLRTHEKVSKAEARERALAMLEAVQIRDPKRVFDLHPHEVSGGMGQRAMIAMMLIAGPEMMIADEPTSALDVTVQLDVLGILDRLVSERGMGLIFISHDLRLVSSFCDRVIVMYAGKVVEQLKASELGEAQHPYTRGLLNCMPRIGFERHPLPVLDRKPEWAA, from the coding sequence ATGAGCACGCTTCTCGACGTGGACGATCTGCGCGTCACCTTCCCAACCCGCACCGGGCTGATCGAGGCGGTGCGCGGCGTCTCCTTCTCGCTTGGCCGCGAACGGCTCGGCATTGTCGGCGAGTCCGGCTCGGGCAAGTCACAGACCGGCCGCGCCATCATGGGTCTAACGCCGCCACAGGCCCGGATATCGGCCAGGAAACTGGCCTTCGACGGCATCGACCTGCTCAGCATCTCGCCACGCCAGCGCCGGGCGTTGCGAGGCAACCGCATCGCCATGATCCTGCAGGATCCGAAATACTCGCTCGACCCGGTGATGAGCATCGGCCGGCAGATCGTCGAGACACTGCGCACCCATGAAAAAGTCAGCAAGGCCGAGGCGCGGGAGCGGGCGCTGGCCATGCTGGAAGCGGTACAGATCCGCGATCCCAAACGCGTCTTCGACCTGCACCCGCATGAAGTGTCCGGCGGCATGGGCCAGCGCGCCATGATCGCCATGATGCTGATCGCCGGACCGGAAATGATGATCGCCGACGAGCCGACCTCGGCGCTCGACGTCACGGTGCAACTCGATGTGCTCGGCATCCTCGACCGGCTGGTCAGCGAGCGCGGCATGGGGCTGATCTTCATCTCGCATGATCTGCGCCTGGTCTCGTCCTTCTGCGACCGCGTCATCGTCATGTATGCCGGCAAGGTGGTCGAGCAGCTCAAGGCCTCCGAACTCGGCGAGGCCCAGCACCCTTACACGCGCGGCCTGCTCAACTGCATGCCCAGGATCGGCTTCGAACGCCACCCGCTGCCGGTACTCGACCGCAAGCCGGAGTGGGCGGCATGA
- a CDS encoding ABC transporter ATP-binding protein has protein sequence MTAAIAIDGLEVIYDRFRALKGVSLEVRSGESFGLVGESGSGKSTLLRAIAGLAPVASGSIAVNGKRLGARRDKAFYREVQMVFQDPYGSLHPRQTVDRLLQEPLAIHGFADGEKRIERALDEVGLGNGFRFRYAHQLSGGQRQRVAIARALILEPSILLLDEPTSALDASVQAEVLNLLEEVRRRRKLTFLMVSHDLAIITHMCERLMVMQSGEAVENLTAAQLVAHRVTEDYTRNLLRASDGFVRTG, from the coding sequence ATGACAGCAGCGATTGCCATCGACGGGCTGGAGGTGATCTACGACCGTTTTCGCGCGCTGAAAGGCGTCAGCCTCGAAGTCAGGTCAGGCGAATCCTTCGGCCTTGTCGGCGAATCCGGTTCCGGCAAATCGACGCTGCTCAGGGCGATCGCCGGCCTCGCGCCGGTCGCCTCGGGCAGCATCGCCGTCAATGGCAAGAGGCTTGGGGCGCGCCGCGACAAGGCCTTTTACCGCGAGGTGCAGATGGTCTTCCAGGACCCGTATGGCTCGCTGCACCCACGCCAGACCGTCGACCGCCTGCTGCAGGAGCCGCTTGCCATCCACGGCTTTGCCGATGGCGAAAAGCGCATCGAACGCGCGCTCGACGAAGTTGGCCTCGGCAACGGTTTTCGCTTCCGCTATGCGCACCAACTCTCGGGCGGCCAGCGCCAGCGCGTGGCGATCGCGCGTGCGCTGATCCTCGAGCCGTCCATCCTGCTGCTCGACGAGCCGACCTCGGCGCTGGATGCCTCGGTGCAGGCGGAAGTGCTGAACCTGTTGGAAGAAGTCCGCCGGCGGCGCAAGCTGACCTTCCTGATGGTCAGCCACGACCTCGCCATCATCACCCATATGTGCGAGCGGCTGATGGTGATGCAAAGCGGCGAGGCGGTGGAGAACCTCACCGCCGCCCAACTTGTTGCGCACCGCGTGACCGAGGATTATACGCGCAATCTGCTCAGGGCCAGCGACGGGTTCGTCCGCACGGGTTAA
- a CDS encoding efflux RND transporter permease subunit has protein sequence MKGFNLSDWALSHRSMVWYFMLVFVVAGIFSYLNLGREEDPNFTIKTMIIQANWPGASVKETLQQVTDRIEKKLEELDSLDYTKSVTTAGQTVIFVNLKDTTKARDVVPNWIQVRNMVNDIKAQFPQGVQGPFFNDRFGDVYGNIYAFTSDGLTPRQLRDYVEDVRTRILAVPNAGKVDLVGAQDEAIYLEFSTRQIAALGLNQQAIVASLQAQNAITPSGVVESGPERVSVRVGGQFTSEDSLRGINLRVNDRFFRLSDVATIRRGYADPPTSLFRFNGQDAIGLAIGMKPNANLLEFGAALEKEMKEVLSDLPVGVGVHLVADQPVIVEEAVSGFTRALAEAVAIVLAVSFISLGMRAGFVVALSIPLVLAITFTVMAYLGISLQRISLGALIIALGLLVDDAMIAVEMMVARLEVGDNLRKAATYVYTSTAFPMLTGTLVTVAGFIPIGLNNSAAGEYTFTLFVVIAVSLLVSWIVAVLFAPLLGVTILPATMKQQQHDKPGRFTSLFRRVLLGSVRHHWLTIIATVLLFAASIAGFGLVQQQFFPPSDRPELIVDWNLPQNSSITETRDQIERFEGRALAGNPDIDHFSSYIGQGAVRFLLAFDVQPANPYFGQTVIVTKSIEARNRIKPVLEKLLREEFVGTDAYVKPLELGPPVGRPVQYRVGGPDIQTVRELAQQVAGLISANPKLAAPTFDWNEPQRVLRVDVLQDKARQLGITSSDIASALNSTVGGATITQVRDATYLINVVARSRDAERGSIDTLQNLQLPTSTGEAIPLAAVANFRYDLEQPTVWRRNRIPTITVRAGLVGDVLAATVVNELKPSVDAFIAKLPPGYSVQTAGSVEESAKSQGPIAAVVPLMLFVMATILMIQLQSFQRLFLVVAVAPLGLIGVVAALVPSGAPLGFVAILGVLALIGILIRNSVILIVQIEDLVREGKDRWAAVIEATEHRMRPIALTAAAASLALIPIAREVFWGPMAYAMMGGIIAGTAITLLFLPALYVTWFRIKEPKTR, from the coding sequence ATGAAGGGCTTCAATCTCTCCGACTGGGCGCTCAGCCACCGTTCCATGGTCTGGTATTTCATGCTGGTCTTCGTGGTGGCCGGCATCTTCTCCTACCTCAATCTCGGTCGTGAGGAAGATCCCAACTTCACCATCAAGACGATGATCATCCAGGCCAACTGGCCGGGCGCCTCGGTCAAGGAAACCCTGCAGCAGGTGACTGACCGCATCGAGAAGAAACTCGAGGAGCTCGACAGCCTCGACTATACCAAGTCCGTCACCACCGCTGGGCAGACCGTCATCTTCGTCAACCTGAAGGACACCACCAAGGCGCGCGATGTCGTGCCGAACTGGATTCAGGTGCGCAACATGGTCAACGATATCAAGGCGCAGTTTCCGCAAGGCGTGCAGGGGCCGTTCTTCAACGACCGCTTCGGCGACGTCTACGGCAACATCTACGCCTTCACCTCGGACGGGCTGACGCCGCGCCAGCTGCGCGACTATGTCGAGGATGTCAGAACCAGGATCCTGGCCGTGCCCAACGCCGGCAAGGTCGATCTGGTCGGCGCGCAGGACGAAGCCATCTATCTCGAATTCTCGACCCGTCAGATCGCCGCCCTCGGCCTCAACCAGCAGGCGATCGTGGCGAGCCTGCAGGCACAGAACGCCATCACGCCGTCGGGTGTCGTCGAATCCGGGCCCGAGCGTGTCAGCGTCCGCGTCGGCGGCCAGTTCACCTCGGAGGACAGCCTGCGCGGCATCAATCTGCGCGTCAACGATCGCTTCTTCCGGCTGAGCGACGTGGCGACGATCCGGCGCGGCTATGCCGATCCGCCGACGTCGCTGTTCCGCTTCAACGGCCAGGATGCGATCGGGCTGGCCATCGGCATGAAGCCCAACGCCAATCTGCTCGAATTTGGCGCGGCGCTGGAAAAGGAAATGAAAGAGGTGCTGAGCGACCTGCCGGTCGGCGTCGGCGTGCATCTGGTCGCCGACCAGCCTGTCATCGTCGAGGAAGCGGTTTCGGGCTTCACCCGGGCGCTGGCCGAGGCGGTCGCCATCGTGCTTGCGGTGTCCTTCATCAGCCTTGGCATGCGCGCCGGCTTCGTCGTGGCGCTGTCGATCCCGCTGGTTCTGGCCATCACCTTCACGGTCATGGCCTATCTCGGCATCTCGCTGCAGCGTATTTCGCTGGGTGCGCTGATCATCGCGCTCGGCCTGCTGGTCGACGACGCGATGATCGCGGTCGAGATGATGGTGGCGCGGCTGGAGGTCGGCGACAATCTGCGCAAGGCGGCGACGTACGTCTACACCTCGACCGCCTTCCCGATGCTGACCGGCACGCTGGTGACGGTCGCCGGCTTCATCCCAATCGGCCTCAACAACAGCGCCGCCGGCGAATACACCTTCACGCTGTTCGTCGTCATCGCGGTCTCGCTTTTGGTGTCATGGATCGTGGCGGTGCTGTTTGCGCCACTGCTCGGCGTCACCATCCTGCCGGCCACGATGAAGCAGCAGCAGCACGACAAACCCGGCCGCTTCACCAGCCTGTTTCGGCGCGTGCTCCTGGGCTCCGTGCGACATCACTGGCTGACCATCATCGCCACCGTGCTGTTGTTTGCCGCCTCGATAGCCGGCTTCGGCCTCGTCCAGCAGCAGTTCTTTCCGCCTTCCGACCGGCCGGAGCTGATCGTCGACTGGAACCTGCCGCAGAACTCGTCGATCACCGAGACGCGCGACCAGATCGAGCGTTTCGAAGGGCGGGCGCTGGCCGGCAACCCCGACATCGACCATTTCTCGTCCTATATCGGCCAGGGCGCGGTGCGCTTCCTGCTCGCCTTCGACGTGCAGCCTGCCAATCCCTATTTCGGCCAGACGGTGATCGTCACCAAGAGCATCGAGGCCCGTAACCGGATCAAGCCGGTGCTGGAGAAATTGTTGCGCGAGGAGTTCGTCGGCACCGACGCCTACGTCAAGCCGCTCGAACTCGGGCCGCCGGTCGGCCGTCCCGTGCAGTACCGTGTCGGCGGCCCCGACATTCAGACGGTGCGGGAGCTGGCGCAGCAAGTCGCCGGCCTGATCTCGGCCAATCCAAAACTGGCGGCGCCGACTTTCGACTGGAACGAGCCGCAGCGCGTGCTGAGGGTCGACGTGCTGCAGGACAAGGCACGGCAACTCGGCATCACCTCCTCCGACATCGCCAGCGCGTTGAACAGCACGGTCGGCGGTGCCACCATCACCCAGGTGCGCGACGCCACCTATCTGATCAATGTCGTGGCGCGTTCACGCGATGCCGAACGCGGTTCGATCGACACGCTGCAGAACTTGCAGCTGCCGACCAGCACCGGCGAGGCGATCCCGCTCGCGGCGGTCGCCAACTTCCGCTACGACCTCGAACAGCCGACTGTGTGGCGGCGCAACCGCATTCCGACCATCACCGTACGCGCCGGGCTGGTTGGCGATGTGCTGGCGGCCACCGTCGTCAACGAGTTGAAGCCATCGGTCGACGCCTTCATCGCCAAGCTGCCGCCCGGCTATTCCGTCCAGACTGCGGGCTCGGTCGAGGAAAGCGCCAAAAGCCAGGGACCGATCGCGGCCGTGGTGCCGTTGATGCTGTTTGTCATGGCGACCATCCTGATGATCCAGTTGCAGAGCTTCCAGCGCCTGTTCCTGGTGGTGGCGGTGGCGCCGCTCGGGCTGATCGGCGTGGTGGCGGCACTGGTGCCGAGCGGCGCACCACTCGGCTTCGTCGCCATCCTCGGTGTGCTGGCACTGATCGGCATCCTGATCCGCAACTCGGTCATCCTGATCGTGCAGATCGAGGATCTTGTCCGGGAGGGCAAGGACCGCTGGGCGGCCGTCATCGAGGCAACCGAACACCGCATGCGGCCGATCGCGCTGACGGCGGCCGCCGCCAGCCTCGCGCTGATCCCGATCGCCCGCGAAGTGTTCTGGGGGCCGATGGCCTACGCGATGATGGGCGGTATCATCGCCGGCACCGCGATCACCCTGCTGTTCCTACCGGCGCTTTATGTGACGTGGTTCCGGATCAAGGAGCCGAAAACCAGATAG
- a CDS encoding efflux RND transporter periplasmic adaptor subunit, with protein sequence MNRLPRIMLGLFAVGALAACSKSDEKPPEIIRPVLSVVVEPQTSQTFGFAGSIEPQISADLAFRLLGRVVSRDVKVGDIVSKGTTIAALDPTALELAVQAATAELSNAEAQFANAAASEERQRQLLAAANTTQAVFDAAQQARKAAEANVERAKAALAKSQEQLGYARLFSDFDGVVTAVGAEVGQTVSAGQTVVTVARSDLREAVVDIPDQLTGDLTAGTPFQVILQSLPTIETQAKLREIAPQAEGSTRTRRVKLALTDPPQAFRLGSTVTATRMTKVAPTIELPISALLEKNGSEKVWIVDPQTSSVSAHDIKVASKNGETFTVAEGLEAGMRVVTAGVHSLSEGQKVKVPEGGV encoded by the coding sequence ATGAACCGGTTGCCGCGCATCATGCTTGGCCTGTTCGCGGTTGGCGCGCTCGCCGCCTGCTCGAAATCGGACGAGAAGCCGCCGGAGATCATACGGCCGGTGCTGTCGGTCGTGGTCGAGCCGCAGACCTCGCAGACCTTCGGCTTTGCCGGCTCGATCGAGCCGCAGATCAGCGCCGACCTCGCCTTCCGCCTGCTCGGCCGGGTCGTCTCGCGCGACGTCAAGGTCGGCGACATCGTCAGCAAAGGCACGACGATCGCCGCGCTCGACCCGACCGCGCTGGAGCTGGCGGTGCAAGCAGCCACGGCCGAGCTCTCCAATGCCGAAGCACAGTTCGCCAATGCCGCCGCCAGCGAGGAGCGTCAGCGCCAGCTGCTCGCCGCGGCCAACACCACGCAGGCCGTCTTCGATGCCGCGCAGCAGGCACGCAAAGCAGCGGAAGCCAATGTCGAACGGGCCAAGGCTGCGCTGGCGAAATCGCAGGAGCAGCTTGGCTATGCCAGGCTGTTCTCGGATTTCGATGGCGTCGTCACCGCGGTCGGCGCCGAAGTCGGGCAGACGGTCTCGGCCGGCCAGACGGTCGTCACCGTGGCGCGCTCGGATCTGCGCGAGGCCGTGGTCGATATTCCCGATCAGCTGACCGGCGATCTCACGGCCGGCACGCCGTTCCAGGTCATCCTGCAATCGCTGCCGACGATCGAGACCCAGGCCAAGCTGCGCGAGATCGCGCCGCAGGCCGAGGGCTCGACACGCACCCGGCGCGTCAAGCTCGCGCTCACCGACCCGCCGCAGGCCTTCCGGCTCGGCTCGACGGTGACGGCGACCCGCATGACCAAGGTGGCGCCGACGATCGAACTGCCCATCTCGGCGCTGCTGGAAAAGAACGGTTCCGAGAAAGTGTGGATCGTCGATCCGCAGACATCGAGCGTGAGCGCGCACGACATCAAGGTCGCCTCGAAGAATGGCGAGACTTTCACCGTCGCCGAGGGGCTTGAAGCCGGCATGCGCGTGGTCACCGCGGGCGTCCATAGCCTGAGCGAAGGCCAGAAGGTCAAAGTGCCGGAGGGCGGCGTCTGA